One uncultured Gellertiella sp. genomic window carries:
- the terL gene encoding phage terminase large subunit yields MAKLRDPLKDTEERQRLASSVKQQLKEERKAKGELSAAQIVNPAQRPPAAPPMRVEPGVSLDARIRADFRVFLTLVWRHLLGSDPNPIQLDLAYWLQHGPDRAIIMAFRGFSKSWITGAYALWRLYCDPDEKIMVVSGSLKRAIATSTWCFSLVMTMDLLAHMRPTASTRQSATAWDVGNCIPAQSASFTPFGIGGQLVGFRGSCIIPDDVETQTNSLTVVMREKIEEAVKEFESVLTPGGVIKYLGTPHDIDSLYMKLLRLKDKAGKPVYQARIWPALFPTVEEIKKYGPILAPYIPAQIKKHGPSIVGHSTMAMRFTDEDLEKRRAAMGNSEFRLQFMLDLAGSLVDKFPLKLKDLMVMDLDPERAPEELVWGLTHIDRDLPVMGFDGDYWHKPVHTGAHYSPYSRKIGYLDGSGRGQDETALSIGGELYGRVFLLDLYASKDGYGPETLKAIARLIVRWGVTTLYVEANYGDGMMVALLKPVIQAEWDIQQARLQAGGKRVEHVGTAIEEVKSGAVQKEKRMLSVLEPATQQHRLVINREVVLYDDRSIRQMDGEDTRHRYAFGYQYTHLTREKDCLGHDDRLETVAGLLAMFAAELGVNPEGIALRAKSERSDALLAELEEEAWSMAGRSSGGSSRDTRVQAARPSSR; encoded by the coding sequence TTGGCCAAACTGCGTGATCCTCTCAAGGATACCGAAGAGCGACAGCGCCTAGCCTCCAGCGTCAAGCAGCAGCTCAAGGAAGAGCGCAAGGCCAAGGGTGAGCTATCAGCCGCCCAGATAGTCAATCCCGCTCAGCGGCCACCAGCGGCTCCCCCTATGCGTGTTGAGCCCGGTGTCTCGCTTGATGCCCGCATTAGGGCAGACTTCCGGGTGTTCCTCACGCTTGTCTGGCGGCACCTGCTTGGCAGTGACCCCAACCCGATCCAGCTTGACCTAGCCTACTGGCTCCAGCATGGCCCTGACCGGGCTATCATCATGGCATTCCGAGGCTTCTCCAAGAGCTGGATCACCGGGGCCTATGCCCTGTGGCGGCTCTACTGTGACCCGGATGAGAAGATCATGGTGGTGTCTGGCTCCCTCAAGCGTGCCATCGCTACTTCCACGTGGTGCTTCTCCCTCGTGATGACCATGGACCTCTTGGCTCATATGAGGCCCACAGCGTCCACCCGGCAGTCTGCCACAGCGTGGGACGTGGGGAACTGCATCCCGGCTCAGTCTGCAAGCTTTACGCCTTTCGGTATTGGTGGGCAGCTTGTGGGCTTCCGTGGCTCGTGCATCATCCCGGATGACGTGGAGACGCAGACCAACTCGCTCACCGTTGTCATGCGGGAGAAGATTGAGGAGGCCGTAAAGGAGTTTGAATCAGTTCTTACTCCCGGTGGTGTCATCAAGTATCTGGGCACGCCGCACGACATTGACAGCCTCTACATGAAGCTGTTGCGCCTCAAGGACAAGGCTGGGAAGCCCGTCTATCAGGCACGCATCTGGCCCGCCCTCTTCCCGACCGTGGAGGAGATCAAGAAGTATGGGCCTATCCTAGCGCCCTATATCCCGGCCCAGATCAAGAAGCACGGCCCGTCTATCGTCGGCCACAGCACCATGGCAATGCGCTTCACGGACGAGGACCTTGAGAAGCGTAGAGCGGCAATGGGTAACTCCGAGTTCCGCCTACAGTTCATGCTCGATCTGGCGGGGTCTCTGGTGGACAAGTTCCCCCTGAAGCTTAAGGACCTCATGGTGATGGACCTAGACCCGGAGAGAGCCCCTGAGGAGCTTGTCTGGGGTCTAACCCACATTGACCGGGACCTGCCGGTGATGGGCTTTGATGGCGACTACTGGCACAAGCCTGTCCACACAGGGGCTCACTACTCCCCGTACAGCCGCAAGATTGGCTATCTGGATGGATCGGGCAGGGGGCAGGATGAAACCGCCCTGTCAATCGGAGGAGAGCTCTACGGGCGTGTCTTCCTGTTGGACCTCTATGCCAGCAAGGATGGCTACGGCCCTGAGACCCTCAAGGCCATTGCCCGGCTGATCGTCCGTTGGGGCGTCACCACGCTCTACGTGGAGGCCAACTACGGGGACGGCATGATGGTGGCCCTTCTCAAGCCCGTCATCCAGGCCGAGTGGGATATCCAGCAGGCACGGCTACAGGCCGGTGGCAAGCGGGTGGAGCATGTGGGTACGGCCATTGAGGAGGTGAAGAGCGGGGCAGTCCAGAAGGAGAAGCGCATGCTCTCTGTCTTGGAGCCCGCCACCCAGCAGCACCGGCTTGTGATCAACCGGGAAGTTGTCCTCTACGATGACCGCTCTATCCGCCAGATGGACGGGGAAGACACCCGGCACCGCTATGCGTTTGGCTACCAGTACACCCACCTCACACGCGAGAAGGATTGCCTTGGGCATGATGACCGCTTGGAGACCGTGGCGGGGCTGCTGGCCATGTTTGCGGCGGAGCTTGGGGTCAACCCTGAAGGCATCGCCTTGAGGGCCAAGTCAGAGCGCTCTGACGCCCTTCTGGCTGAGCTGGAAGAGGAGGCTTGGTCTATGGCCGGTCGATCATCGGGAGGCTCCTCTCGGGATACCAGAGTGCAGGCTGCTCGCCCGTCATCTCGCTAG